From one Paeniglutamicibacter psychrophenolicus genomic stretch:
- the hpaE gene encoding 5-carboxymethyl-2-hydroxymuconate semialdehyde dehydrogenase has protein sequence MSKHFVPENLPTRIQHYIDGKFVDSINGETFEVLDPVTNTTYATAAAGQKADIDAAVAAATEAFKNGPWPTMSARARAKVLYKIADAVVAAEDRLAEMETFDTGLPITQARGQAQRAAENFRFFADLIVAQHDTALKVPGSQLNYVNRKPIGVAGLITPWNTPFMLESWKLAPAIASGCTVVLKPAEFTPLSASLWATIFEDAGLPVGVFNLVNGIGEEAGDALVKHPKVPLISFTGESSTGQLIFRNCAENLKGMSMELGGKSPAIVFADADFDAAIDSTLFGVFSLNGERCTAGSRILVERPIYEKFIEAYAARAKNIKVGDPHDPETQVGALVHPEHYAKVMGYVEIGKTEARVVAGGGRPENLPEGQENGSYVAPTVFVDVAPDARIFQEEIFGPVVAITPFDTDEEALALANNTKYGLAAYVWTNDLKRAHNFAQDVEAGMVWLNSHNVRDLRSPFGGVKASGLGHEGGYRSIDFYTDQQAVHITLGEVHTPKFGA, from the coding sequence GCACTACATCGACGGCAAGTTCGTCGACTCCATCAACGGGGAGACCTTCGAGGTGCTGGACCCGGTGACCAACACGACCTACGCCACCGCCGCCGCGGGCCAGAAGGCCGACATCGACGCCGCGGTCGCGGCCGCCACCGAGGCCTTCAAGAACGGCCCGTGGCCGACCATGAGTGCCCGCGCCCGCGCCAAGGTGCTGTACAAGATCGCCGACGCCGTCGTCGCCGCCGAAGACCGCCTCGCGGAGATGGAAACCTTCGACACCGGCCTGCCGATCACCCAGGCCCGCGGCCAGGCCCAGCGCGCCGCGGAGAACTTCCGCTTCTTCGCCGATTTGATCGTCGCCCAGCACGACACCGCGCTGAAGGTCCCCGGTTCCCAGCTGAACTACGTCAACCGCAAGCCGATCGGTGTGGCCGGGCTGATCACCCCGTGGAACACCCCGTTCATGCTCGAATCCTGGAAGCTCGCCCCGGCCATCGCCTCGGGCTGCACCGTGGTGCTGAAGCCGGCCGAGTTCACCCCGCTCTCGGCCTCGCTGTGGGCCACCATCTTCGAGGATGCGGGCCTGCCGGTCGGCGTCTTCAACCTGGTCAACGGCATCGGCGAGGAGGCCGGCGACGCGCTGGTCAAGCACCCGAAGGTTCCGCTGATCTCCTTCACCGGCGAGTCCTCCACCGGCCAGCTGATCTTCCGCAACTGCGCCGAAAACCTCAAGGGCATGTCCATGGAGCTGGGCGGCAAGTCCCCGGCCATCGTGTTCGCCGATGCCGATTTCGACGCCGCCATCGATTCCACCCTCTTTGGCGTGTTCTCGCTCAACGGCGAGCGCTGCACCGCAGGCTCGCGCATCCTGGTCGAGCGCCCCATCTACGAGAAGTTCATCGAGGCCTACGCCGCGCGCGCGAAGAACATCAAGGTCGGGGACCCGCACGATCCCGAGACCCAGGTCGGCGCGCTGGTGCACCCCGAGCACTACGCCAAGGTCATGGGCTACGTGGAAATCGGCAAGACCGAGGCCCGCGTCGTGGCCGGCGGCGGACGCCCGGAGAACCTGCCCGAAGGCCAGGAGAACGGTTCCTACGTCGCCCCGACCGTGTTCGTCGACGTCGCCCCGGACGCCCGCATCTTCCAGGAGGAGATCTTCGGCCCCGTCGTGGCGATCACCCCGTTCGACACCGACGAGGAGGCCCTGGCGCTGGCCAACAACACCAAGTACGGGCTGGCCGCCTACGTGTGGACCAACGACCTCAAGCGCGCGCACAACTTCGCCCAGGACGTCGAGGCAGGCATGGTCTGGCTCAACAGCCACAACGTGCGCGATTTGCGCAGCCCGTTCGGCGGCGTGAAGGCCTCGGGACTGGGACACGAGGGCGGCTACCGCTCCATCGACTTCTACACCGACCAGCAGGCCGTGCACATCACCCTCGGAGAGGTCCACACCCCCAAGTTCGGCGCCTAG